One part of the Peromyscus eremicus chromosome 18, PerEre_H2_v1, whole genome shotgun sequence genome encodes these proteins:
- the LOC131895041 gene encoding olfactory receptor 6C6-like, producing the protein MKNQSVEIVFILLGLTGDPQLQILIFLFLFFNYILSLMGNLVIILLTLLDPRLKTPMYFFLRNFSFLEIAFTTVCIPRFLTSILSGEKMILYNACAAQLFFFFLLGTTEFYLLAAMSYDRYVAICRPLHYPIIMNSKVCHLLVISSWVTGFLVIFPPLLLGLKLDFCASKIVDHFVCDTSVLQLSCTDTSLIELMAFALAVMTLVITLILVILSYTLIIKTILQFPSAQQRRKAFSTCSSHMVVVSITYGSCIFMYMKTSAKERVTLNKGVAVLNTSVAPLLNPFIYTLRNQQVKEAFKHVFLRFCSFKDYETRLRHK; encoded by the coding sequence ATGAAGAACCAATCTGTGGAGATAGTGTTCATTTTGCTTGGACTGACAGGTGACCCTCAGCTACAAATTctgattttcctgtttctgtttttcaattaCATCTTGAGCCTGATGGGGAACTTAGTGATCATCCTTCTCACCCTGCTGGATCCCCGCCTCAAGACTCCAATGTATTTCTTCCTCCGGAATTTCTCCTTCCTAGAAATTGCATTCACCACAGTGTGCATCCCCAGGTTCCTGACGAGCATTCTCTCAGGGGAGAAAATGATTTTGTACAATGCTTGTGCAGCTCAattattcttcttttttctgCTAGGGACCACAGAGTTCTACCTCCTGGCTGCCATGTCCTATGATCGCTATGTAGCCATCTGCAGACCACTGCACTACCCCATCATCATGAATAGCAAAGTGTGTCACTTGCTGGTCATCAGCTCCTGGGTGACTGGGTTCTTAGTCATCTTCCCCCCTTTGCTCTTGGGACTCAAGCTGGATTTCTGTGCTTCCAAAATTGTTGATCACTTCGTATGTGACACTTCTGTCCTTCAGCTGTCTTGCACAGACACAAGTTTAATAGAATTGATGGCTTTTGCCTTGGCTGTGATGACACTGGTCATCACCTTGATCTTAGTGATCCTCTCCTACACACTCATCATCAAAACCATCCTCCAGTTCCCTTCAGCTCAACAACGGAGAAAGGCCTTTTCCACCTGCTCCTCACACATGGTTGTTGTCTCCATTACTTATGGGAGTTGTATCTTCATGTACATGAAAACATCAGCCAAGGAAAGGGTGACTCTAAATAAAGGTGTAGCTGTGCTCAACACTTCTGTGGCCCCTTTGCTAAACCCTTTCATTTACACTCTCAGGAACCAGCAGGTGAAGGAAGCTTTCAAACATGTTTTTCTtagattttgttcttttaaagacTATGAGACAAGACTTAGACATAAATAA